The DNA window TTCTATGagtttctctgtcttctcccttACGACTATGCTAAAATCCCTCAGTCAAACCTGTGCTGTTTTGAATATATTCTTTCTTAAGACATGTTCCTTAAAAAGCATTCATAGTAAGGCCTGATTCTTAGTTATTATGAAGTACTAAAATGTTTTTTCTCTGTATGCCCAGCTCACACCTACTTGTTTTCAAGCCATTCTTTTTGTGCATTAACTGTTCTCTCTTTTatacatgaaatatttatttgcttAAACCTTAGAATTAACACATCAATTCAAGGCGTACTTCTCAGCCCAGTCCATACCTTAGCGGAAGAAAAAGATTAATTTTGATATAGAAGGAAAAACTTGGGTAAAAGACATCTCCACACTGAATTTAACTAAAACTAATTATTAGAGTGCTATTTCGGGTGGAAATTATACAATCTTGTTGTACCCAATGATAAGTTTTTTCTCCATGGGCGCAATGAGCCAAATCAAGCCAAATCAAAAATATAAACGCAGGTTTATCGTGAAGCTGCTCTCTGGTtctggggagaaggaaaggaagtatGTGAGGAGAAGAGGATGTGggtcagagaggagaaagaggaggagagaaagaaagacagacagacagagacagagacagagacagaggtccTATAGGGGAAGGGCATCCCAGCCTCTAGGCTGAAAAAGTCAGGGTTGGGGGTTGGgcatgccaggtagggactgaaggatgctAGGGGAATCTGAAAGCCAGGTCTGTATGTAAAATATGAACCTCGGTGCCTTGTCCTGGGTCTGAAACCCAACACTCAGCCTCAGAGAAGCTGCATGGATATAGGTTCTGCTTCATGGGTACCATTGGTTATCTTGAGGGAGTTAGGATGCCAATTTTGTGTGTTGAggacaattaagaaaatgtttatattttgaagGCAGTAACTGCAACCCTTGTCCACCGAACTGGATTCAGAATGGAAAAAGTTGTTACTATGCCTTTGACCGCTGGGAAACGTGGAACAACAGTAAGAAGAGTTGTTTAAAAGAGGGCGATAGTCTCCTTCAAATAGACAGCAAAGAAGAAATGGTAAAGATGATTATGTGAATTCATGTCATTCTGCAAATACCATGTTACTCATTAAAGTGAAGTACAGATGCTCATTGGATAGAATTCCTTCATTTGCCATAGAAGTGCAGAAAGATTTTTAGCATAAAAAATGTAAAGAGACAAAGTAGAGGTTCACATAAATTTTTTCCCCAAGTAATTGGAGAAGTGAAAATGAGGTTGGTTTTCCAGAAAGTGAAGAGCACAGATTGTTTCTGCCTTAGTTAAcccagaagggagaagggagagggcttCTGGGCTGTGACATGCTCCCCACGTGCATCCCAGCTGTGGATGTTCTTAAATGTATTGCATTTGATGCTACAGGAAACAAAATAACCTGTAATGCACAGGGAAAAATAAGAGTATGAAAACTGAAGTCCCAGTCTGCATATACTGACACATGCATGCAAATCCAGTACACagagggctgaggcagggggatcttgaATTTGAGACCTGGGTATCAAGATCCTGTCtcggaaacaaagaaaaattacaaaGATTTAAACCTGAACTAATGTCATGAAGTGAATCAGCTTAATAAGAGTGAGCATTTGAAAAGTGAGGGGTTAAGCTTACTATCCTAGCTTAGCAGGAtcttaattaaataaatagtaCAATGTCTCTTGAAGGCATTTTACTGTTAAACAGAATCTCTGAAATGGAATTCATGATCAGCTGTTTCTCACTCTAACAAAATGGTCACTAACCGACTTTAGTTTTGTAAGAACAATGGGAAATATAAAGAATATGCAGTAAACTAAGAAACTTTAAGCCACATTATTAGAATTATTTAAACACGTACTTTTTGCCAAAATTggatgacaaaataaaacatgtttcATCTAACAAAATGTCCTCACAGTGAGTGGTGGCTGGAATCTCCAAAACTtcacatattaaaatatactgGCGGGGAAGAACAAGCCACACCGTGAGTGAAGTGGGCTAAGCTTTGTTTTTGATGGTGAAGGGCCAATATAAAACTTACTTTGCTTTAACATATTATCTGACAGACTCTAAATCCATTAAAACTTTAATTCCAGATGTACATATTTTTCAAAGTATTTAACACAGCACACTGACTATATAACAAAAGAATCATGTGTGGGTGGGGCAtcatgtggtatgtggtatgtgaatgtgtgtgtgcatgtgtggtgtgtatatgtgtggtgtggtgtgtgtgtgtgtttgtgtgtgtgtgtgtgatatgcaggatatgtatgtgcatgtgtgcatttgtggtaTGTGGTGGTgaggggtggtgatggtggtgtgtgtttatgtgtggtgtgtggtgtgtgtgtatatgcatgtttagtgtgtgtatgtatggtgtggtgtgtgtgtatgtttgtgtgtatgtatgtgtgatgtggtatgtgtgtgtgtgtgtgtggtgtggtatgtgtggtatggtgtgtgtgtgtgtgttgtggtatgtgtggtatggtgtgtgtgtgtgtgttgtggtatgtgtggtatggtgtgtgtgtgtgtgtgcacgcatgtgtgctgtgggtggtatggtgtgtgtatgtatgtatatgtgtgtctctgagtgtaGTGTGTGATGtgtaatgtggtgtgtgtgtgtgtttccattttaATAACTCCTCTTCTATTTCAGCACTCAAGTTCTCACTAATTTCTGACTAGACAAAATATCAGCCTTTATATTGCACAGGTATTTACTTTTCTTCATTTACAGTTGTGTCCTGTTTTTTATAGGAGTTTATCAACCTCAGTATATGGAAGCTCAAAGGAGGATATGAATACTGGGTGGGAGTGTTTCAAGATGGACCCAGTGGATCTTGGTTTTGGGAAGATggctcttctcctctctctgactTGTAAGTCTATGGCGGAGACATTGCAAGGAAAACCTAGGAATGTGAAGAAATTTCAAAAGTTGACTTTGCATCTTAGTATTTCTTCCAGAAGACATAGAAGAATGATACAGGCTCCTAATTGGAATTATGACCAATTTACTTAAGACTTGGTTTTATTGCTTctctcttagtcagggtttttatttctgtgataaaacactgtgaccaaagagaaagttggggaggaatggctttattttatttacaaaataaatgcaCTTCTGTTTGTCACCAAAGGAGctaaggacaggaactcaagcagggttcAAACCTAgatacagaggccagaaaggggtactgcttactggcttgctcctcattactttctcagcctactttcttatagaacccaggacaaccaCCAAGGACTGACAACACCCACAACGGGCTGAGTGttcccccatcagtcactaagaATAAGCCTTACAGGTCTGCCTGTATTTTCCTAACGGAGGAATTTTCTTAATGGAGGTTCCCTTCTCTTAAATGACTTCAGtttttgtgtcaagttaacataaaactatccCGAACAGCTTCTAAATCTTATCAGCCCTCCTACCATATCctttataaagttttttttaaatcataatccAAATGTCTAAATGGGCAATAAATGTTAGTTCTTTGTATAACTTAATGCTGAGAGAGCCTTCTGGTCAAAACACTGCGATAACTATTGATCGATTTCTATATTGAGctttccagatggagtttggcaGACACAATGAAGTGCCTTTAGGATTTTGAGAACAGAGTCAAGAGGAAGAAAGCTATCACCTAACTTTGTGCAAACacggttttgttttctttagaagCTATTCATTCAAATTATAGCAACATATTCTTAGTAAAACTTAATAGATGTTATTTGAAGGATAAAACTACCACAGAAGGGCACCACATTAAATCCAACAGCATTGCTGAAGAGTTTCCCTTTCAAATTACCACTGTCATCTTCAAATCTAACCTCTAACCTGGGAAGCTGCCTTACCTTTTCAGGTTGCCAACAGACAGACAGCTATCAGCCAGCCAGATCTGTGGATACCTCAAAGACCATACTCTCATCTCGGATAACTGCAGTAACTGGAAATATTTTATCTGTGAGAAGAAGGCATTTGGATCCTGCATCTGAAAGATACAACTCAAAGCTACCTGCTACACAAGTGTTCGAAAGAGGTCAGAGAGCAAATGCAGGAGGAGGTTGGTGTGAGGCCTACAAAGGCAAACTTGCTTTTTCATATGAACTTGGCAATATTCTATAATGCTTTGAAAATTTCAGTTGACCTTGTCCATTGTACCCAGGAGAAAATTGATTTAGGGCTACAGAAGACCTGACTCATTGAGAACAAGGAAGAGAAAATCATTTCCCGTCTGTTTGAAAGTCCAAAGTGACTATCCATACCGCACAGACATCTAGCTGTCTTTGTAGGAGTTTTTACAGTAATCcctggtttgcttttttttttagtaaacaATTCTACCTACTATACTTACAACTGACCAAGGATCACAGAATTTCTTTACTGAGAGCTTTTCTTCAGATCAGCTTCCAGTCATGGTGTATCATAAGATTACACactgagaggagagagatggaatTCTAAATGGTAGTGTTACCAGCAATCACATACTAGGGGGACTTAGGTGCTAGATAAAAATGAGCAGAATGGGGCCTCCAGTATTGGTAATattcttctgagactcaaggcctAGGAGGCTGAAACTCACGGATATAGAGATTTACAGTTTCTAACCCTTGGAGCTAGGGGATTATTGCTCTAGGATCTGAATGCTCAGGTTAAAGGCTTATAGCTTTTCGTTTTAATCAGTACTGACTCCAGATCTTGACAGCTTTCACAATCCCTGACCTTTAGCTGTAGCCTTAGACAGCAGTCAGTAGCAGCAGGCAGCTCCCACTGGTCTTATAATTCTTGGATGGCTGTAGGGTGATGGGCATTAACTCTGCAGTGACCACTATTACAGTCCTCTGATCTAGAATGTGGGAATCTCTCGTCAGCCTCTGTTGGCTGTTAGTGTTGCAGCTCTCAGTATAGATTTTCTGTGATCCTTGGTCCTAAAGACTGCAGCTCCTTGACACTCTTTCAGGTCCCCAAGCCCATGTTTCTCCTCTCTGGTTTGCCACACAGCCTTCTGTGTTTATTCAGACTTGAgtttctgccttctttcttcttgtctctGACTCTACCATTCCTTGGCATCTCTCTGATTCTTCTGCCCCACGCTTTCTGTCATGGCCCCTCTCTGGAATTCTTCAGCTGTTCTTTTGTCTCTcgactgccactgccactgccacagTGGCTGCTGTCACCACCAGAGCCGCTCGCTTGCTTGCCTTTGCAACCATCTTGTGCTTCTGCGTCTTCTCTTTGTGTTAACGGCTCAGGCCACTCCTCTAATGATGCAGAGCAAAAGAGCCAAGAGAAAGGGCCATTCAGGAAGTCTTTTATTGGTCCTAATGTTGCAGCTTCAGGAGTGTCAGAGGAGGGGGTGTTCTGGCTGACTCTAAAGCTGAACCAAACAGGTTATTTTATAGATAAGAAGGAGGTGTGATAAGGGTgtgtgtcccttcacagcagccCTTCAAGGACTGTGTTTGTACCATCACAGCACAGACTACTGTTTAGACAGTCACAGGTCTTTCCCTAGGGCCGTGATCGGAAATGCGCCCCCTCTGGCCTGAGAGAGAACAGCTGCAGGATCTCTGGGTCTGTGTTGTTTGCCAAGACTTCTCTTTCCATAGGCTGTTTTGGTGGTGTGAGCAGTTCCGACTGGAGCCTGTCTTCAGTCATGGAGTGGTGTATTCTTCAGCTtctttacctcagagtaaaatggcCAAACTGCTGGACTGTCATTGAGGGCAGTCTGGCCAGTTGTTTGTAAACAGGCTGCTTGGTTGGTAGCTTAAATCATTCATTCCCAGACATTAAAAGTGTGCttacaataaatacttaataaaaCCCCACTGTATTACAAGTCTAATAGCATTTGACAGTActtaataaaaatgaacatttagCGGGATTTAACTTCTGCCCCAAAGCTGTAGAATCATTGAATCCCTCTCATCTGTCTCAGAAGGAAACAGGGTTCTACTCTCTGTGGATTGTGCTTTTCAGACTGCAGAGTTCTGCTGGGAAAGAAACTATTAGAATTTCACGTAGGTAAAGGAATAGGCTAGACATCTGCACGTCCCGTTGTGTAGGCGGGACCTCCCATCTTATTGCTCACGAATCAAACGGCTCTGTCTGCACTGACAGGATGAACTACCTAGCACTTCTAACTGACGGTCCCCGTGCCTCAACTTCCCTGCTATAAAACTGTAATATGATTCACTTCAAAATATCGCTTAAGAATGTCATCCAAATGCTACACGCTAACTATAGAAAATGGTATTTTAGGCAGGAAAgggaaaattaaaatgtgtgacaTCTACCagaagaaaaatttgcaaatgatCGTTATCATGTTCCCATGACATAGATATTTCGTGTGTCATCTCTGTCATACTGCATAGCATGCtcttaataaatatttgctaaatTCAATATGATtgtatttaatcttttattttgagaaaaagaaGCTGAGAAGTACATTTTTATCATTCCCTTCACATTAAAAAGGCATAACTTAGATAAATAAGAATAgtaatgatgatgaagaagagaaagatgatGATAATGACGAAGacaatgatgatgaagatgatgatgataccTAATTAACCAAAGAAGCAGCAGAAATTATTTAAGGAAACTAAGTTTCCTTTGACTTGAAGGTCATTTCTCAGTGGCTATGGTCTTGTcgcaatgagatgatcatgtctttgtcttggttttgtttatttacctTGATGAGGTGTTTAAAAGGTGGAagcaatacatacatgcacacacatacacacatgctctctctctctctctctctctctctctctctctctctctctctctctcagaaaaaggagaagaaatttCTTTAGCTTTCTGCTGATCCTGGGAGAGTAAAGAGTCCACAGACTGTGAAAGTTGTAGGCTGTTTGGTTTGCACAGCTGGCAGCTGGTAGCTAAATATACCAATCTGGAAAACGGAGGAACAATGGTGATTTTTAACGTTGAAGACTGTTTGTCTCTGAGCTTCTTCAAAGGCTTGTCATCCAGCTATGTTTAGAGAGAGGATGGGAAGCACGGACAATTCttcgagaaaaaaaaaagtacaagggAACCGAACGCAAACATCCTGCAGCTGATGTTATCCACCCTGTATATAGGGTGCTGCGTTTACCAGCCAGAGATGTATGCACAGTGCAGCTAACACAATTGCCTACAGTGTCCCAGGCAGCCATGCTGCACTTACACAGACGGAGCAGTTGGGAGAGGTCTCACTGCAGGTTGCCAGTGATCCAGGATACCTGTCCAGTAATTAGCCACAAGAGGATCAGTGTAATGTCCTAATCCTACCAATGATGAATTAGGTGCTTTTAATCCATCTCACTAagtgaactttttaaaaagagaaaaataataaaattcctctacacttgAAAACAGATACACAGTACTGCACACTAAACACAACAATAAAATACTGAAATAATAATATTGATAGAATGATACGATTGGCGTTAGACTCTAAAGATCTATTCATAGAGTGGATTTTGTCTATCTTAAGTCACgtggcatttttattttgttttatattattttgtatctttcaaaaaaaaaggcACTTGACTCCCAAACATTAAGGCTGGTCACAGGACGACCACTCAACCATTGTGCCATGTTTGTAATCTATTTGTATTCCCCACGTAAAAGCTGCCTCTTGCCCTCCTCAAACTTCCTGCTGTCACTGGGCTCCTGACCTGCTTCCTGCTGA is part of the Rattus norvegicus strain BN/NHsdMcwi chromosome 4, GRCr8, whole genome shotgun sequence genome and encodes:
- the Clec9a gene encoding C-type lectin domain family 9 member A; this translates as MHEEEIYTSLQWDIPTSEASQKCPSLSKCPGTWCIVTVISCVVCVGLLAASIFLGIKFSQVSSLVMEQRERLIRQDTALLNLTEWQRNHTLQLKSCQASLQRSLRSGSNCNPCPPNWIQNGKSCYYAFDRWETWNNSKKSCLKEGDSLLQIDSKEEMEFINLSIWKLKGGYEYWVGVFQDGPSGSWFWEDGSSPLSDLLPTDRQLSASQICGYLKDHTLISDNCSNWKYFICEKKAFGSCI